A stretch of the Colias croceus chromosome 13, ilColCroc2.1 genome encodes the following:
- the LOC123696762 gene encoding mitochondrial proton/calcium exchanger protein, with protein sequence MNRIILNHCRCVKKSTLLWETKQYQNIPYITLSRSLSYYTTQPLRLQHDITQKPLNSTIFSPFYLRHLSTSNYYFEKEPLKPSSKVEATVVTIKKEIEEKEKLPKKQEQKKSIKERIMNELRHYYHGFRLLFIEVRISATLIFKILRGQSLTRREHRLLVTTIGDVFRMVPLIVFIAVPFLEFALPIFLKLFPNMLPSTFESSSQKEAKLKQHLKVKLEMAKFFQETLDQMAPQASNRHSELAKEFSAFFNKIRTSGDVATSEEIMKFSKLFEDEITLDSLGRPHLVALCKVLNVSTIGTGAMLRFNLKMKLRSLAADDKMIAKEGVDSLNFSELQQACRARGMRAYGVSEERLRKELRNWLDLSLNEKVPPSLLLLSRALMVPEHVPTTYKLKATISALPEHVVMQTKAAIGEKEGKVDFKAKLEVIRLEELKIKEEIKEMQEAEREKQMLETKKRQKEELKDKAPILEDIGSVLVDPAPVIAVDTPKPKDDEGLSTKDIEVIEDALEKLAEQKKSLLLEKESIQELKGELSDYREDVQEMDEIVKTKQADIKLTKGARRLYRAVNNMISKLDAALVELEDKEKTLKTTLEQTKSEPQKAKEQLIQIDELMHSIKSLQKVPNEAKLKLIQDVLGRLDDDFDGQLKIDDVLKMLEIIGNENVNLSEKQMAELIELLDKEEILEVESKIQKALDKAASIAKEQDKSSETEGKSLFDLIREAQKRREIKKAAEKFGEQPPIPKSEVVTKPEESSKRPESH encoded by the exons ATGAACAGAATTATCCTGAACCACTGTCGATGCGTTAAAAAATCAA CATTATTATGGGAGACCaaacaatatcaaaatattccATATATTACTCTCTCAAGGTCATTGTCATATTACACAACCCAACCACTAAGATTGCAGCATGATATTACTCAGAAGCCTCTGAATTCGACAATATTTTCACCATTTTATTTGCGACATTTGTCtacaagtaattattattttgaaaaggaACCACTAAAGCCTTCTTCAAAAGTTGAAGCAACAGTTGTGACAATAAAGAAGGAaatagaagaaaaagaaaagcttcCTAAGAAGCAAGAACAGAAGAAGAGCATAAAAGAGAGGATTATGAATGAGTTGAGGCATTACTATCACGGTTTtaggttattatttattgaagtgcGTATCTCTGCAACATTGATCTTTAAAATCTTAAGAGGACAATCATTAACAAGGAGAGAACATAGATTGTTGGTCACTACTATTGGAGATGTGTTCAGAATGGTGCCTTTGATTGTTTTCATTGCAGTCCCATTCTTAGAATTTGCACTTCCAATATTCCTTAAACTGTTTCCCAATATGTTACCATCTACATTCGAAAGTAGTAGTCAGAAAGAGGCCAAGTTAAAGCAACATTTGAAAGTTAAACTTGAAATGGCAAAGTTCTTCCAAGAAACCCTAGATCAGATGGCTCCTCAAGCGAGCAACAGACATTCTGAGTTGGCTAAGGAGTTCTCTGcattctttaataaaataagaacgTCGGGTGATGTGGCGACCAGTGAAGAAATTATGAAGTTCTCCAAGTTGTTTGAAGATGAAATAACACTAGATTCACTGGGGCGGCCACATTTAGTAGCTCTGTGTAAAGTACTTAATGTATCCACGATTGGCACTGGTGCCATGTTAAGGTTTAATCTTAAGATGAAGTTGAGGTCATTGGCAGCAGATGACAAAATGATTGCCAAGGAGGGTGTCGACAGTTTAAATTTCAGCGAGTTACAACAAGCTTGCCGGGCGAGAGGTATGCGTGCGTATGGCGTTTCCGAGGAGAGGTTAAGGAAGGAATTGAGGAATTGGTTGGACTTGTCTTTGAATGAGAAGGTACCTCCATCTCTACTGTTGCTCTCTAGAGCTCTAATGGTGCCAGAGCATGTGCCAACAACATACAAGCTGAAAGCAACCATTTCGGCTCTACCAGAACATGTTGTCATGCAAACTAAAGCTGCCATTGGAGAGAAGGAGGGTAAAGTTGATTTCAAG GCTAAACTTGAAGTTATTAGGTTAGAAGAGCTGAAAATTAAAGAAGAGATTAAAGAGATGCAAGAAGCTGAGAGAGAGAAGCAAATGTTGGAGACTAAGAAACGCCAAAAAGAGGAGCTCAAAGACAAAGCGCCAATTCTTGAAGATATTGGTTCTGTATTAGTTGATCCTGCACCAGTTATCGCAGTTGACACTCCCAAACCAAAGGACGACGAAGGCCTATCGACAAAAGACATTGAGGTTATTGAAGACGCTTTAGAGAAATTAG CCGAACAAAAGAAATCATTGCTACTGGAAAAGGAAAGTATTCAAGAACTTAAAGGGGAATTGTCTGACTACAGGGAAGATGTGCAGGAAATGGATGAGATTGTTAAAACTAAACAAGCGGATATTAAACTAACTAAGGGTGCTAGAAG atTATACCGTGCAGTGAACAACATGATCAGCAAATTGGACGCTGCATTAGTTGAACTAGAGGACAAAGAGAAAACACTCAAAACAACGCTCGAACAAACGAAATCCGAGCCACAAAAGGCAAAGGAACAGTTGATTCAGATCGACGAATTGATGCATTCCATAAAGAGTCTACAGAAGGTGCCCAATGAGGCTAAACTCAAGTTGATTCAGGATGTACTAGGAAGGCTGGACGATGACTTTGATGGGCAACTGAAGATTGATGACGTTTTGAAG ATGCTCGAGATAATTGGCAACGAGAACGTGAATCTATCTGAAAAGCAAATGGCGGAACTCATCGAGTTGTTGGATAAGGAGGAGATATTGGAGGTGGAGAGCAAAATACAGAAGGCATTGGACAAAGCGGCCAGCATTGCTAAGGAACAGGATAAGTCCAGTGAAACAGAGGGAAAG AGCCTCTTCGACTTGATACGGGAAGCGCAAAAGCGGCGGGAGATTAAGAAAGCCGCCGAGAAGTTCGGCGAACAGCCGCCCATACCAAAGAGTGAAGTCGTCACCAAACCGGAGGAGAGCAGTAAACGGCCGGAGAGCCATTGA
- the LOC123696736 gene encoding acylphosphatase-1-like: MLRLLLLTTVTSCIKANHCTAAISMALKSVDFEVFGRVQGVFFRKYTKEQAVKLGLKGWCMNTSHGTVQGQMQGPADKVESMMHWLKTTGSPSSKIDKAEFRNEKELSEYTFKSFVIRRDD, from the exons ATGCtacgtttattattattaacaactgTAACAAGTTGTATTAAAGCCAATCATTGCACAGCAGCTATCTCAATGGCATTAAAAAGCGTCGATTTTGAGGTGTTTGGTAGAGTACAAGGTGTATTCTTCAGAAAG TACACGAAAGAACAAGCAGTTAAGTTGGGATTGAAAGGATGGTGTATGAATACTTCGCATGGTACTGTTCAGGGACAAATGCAAGGGCCGGCTGATAAAGTGGAATCCAT GATGCACTGGCTGAAAACCACAGGAAGTCCAAGCAGCAAGATTGACAAAGCGGAGTTCAGAAATGAAAAGGAACTATCAGAATATACGTTCAAAAGCTTCGTTATACGGCGAGATGATTAA
- the LOC123696920 gene encoding oligoribonuclease, mitochondrial isoform X3, with protein sequence MNILCKYLPNIKNLACVAIRSNTLQINKMSSCNNSPKSEAKRIVWVDLEMTGLDVDKDHILEIACLVSDADLNVVATGPNIAINQPDEILNSMGEWCTAHHERTNKGLP encoded by the exons atgaatattttatgtaaatatctacctaatattaaaaacttagCATGCGTTGCTATAAGGTCAAACA cattacaaataaacaaaatgagtTCATGCAATAATAGCCCCAAGAGTGAAGCGAAACGAATAGTATGGGTCGATTTGGAAATGACTGGATTGGATGTAGACAAAGATCATATCTTGGAAATTGCATGCCTCGTAAGTGATGCTGATCTCAACGTGGTTGCTACGGGTCCTAACATAGCCATAAACCAACCggatgaaatattaaatagtatgGGTGAATGGTGCACTGCACACCATG AGCGGACTAACAAAGGCTTGCCGTGA
- the LOC123696920 gene encoding oligoribonuclease, mitochondrial isoform X2, which produces MSSCNNSPKSEAKRIVWVDLEMTGLDVDKDHILEIACLVSDADLNVVATGPNIAINQPDEILNSMGEWCTAHHGESGLTKACRESTISLIEAENQVLKFLKTHVPEKKCPLGGNSVYMDRLFIRKYMPRVNDYLHYRIIDVSSFKEIIMRWFPKEYSNIPKKKFAHRGMDDILESLAELKYYKDNVFKNQC; this is translated from the exons atgagtTCATGCAATAATAGCCCCAAGAGTGAAGCGAAACGAATAGTATGGGTCGATTTGGAAATGACTGGATTGGATGTAGACAAAGATCATATCTTGGAAATTGCATGCCTCGTAAGTGATGCTGATCTCAACGTGGTTGCTACGGGTCCTAACATAGCCATAAACCAACCggatgaaatattaaatagtatgGGTGAATGGTGCACTGCACACCATGGTGAG AGCGGACTAACAAAGGCTTGCCGTGAATCTACGATAAGTTTAATTGAAGCTGAAAATCaagtattaaaatttcttAAGACACATGTACCAGAAAAGAAATGTCCCTTAGGAGGTAATAGTGTATATATGGACagattatttataagaaaatatatgcCAAGGGTAAATGATTACTTACATTATAGAATAATTGACGTTAGTTCattcaaagaaataataatgagGTGGTTTCCAAAGGAATATTCAAATATACCTAAAAAGAAATTTGCACACCGAGGCATGGATGATATTTTAGAAAGTTTAGccgaattaaaatattataaggatAATGTTTTTAAGAATCAATGTTGA
- the LOC123696920 gene encoding probable oligoribonuclease isoform X1, which translates to MNILCKYLPNIKNLACVAIRSNTLQINKMSSCNNSPKSEAKRIVWVDLEMTGLDVDKDHILEIACLVSDADLNVVATGPNIAINQPDEILNSMGEWCTAHHGESGLTKACRESTISLIEAENQVLKFLKTHVPEKKCPLGGNSVYMDRLFIRKYMPRVNDYLHYRIIDVSSFKEIIMRWFPKEYSNIPKKKFAHRGMDDILESLAELKYYKDNVFKNQC; encoded by the exons atgaatattttatgtaaatatctacctaatattaaaaacttagCATGCGTTGCTATAAGGTCAAACA cattacaaataaacaaaatgagtTCATGCAATAATAGCCCCAAGAGTGAAGCGAAACGAATAGTATGGGTCGATTTGGAAATGACTGGATTGGATGTAGACAAAGATCATATCTTGGAAATTGCATGCCTCGTAAGTGATGCTGATCTCAACGTGGTTGCTACGGGTCCTAACATAGCCATAAACCAACCggatgaaatattaaatagtatgGGTGAATGGTGCACTGCACACCATGGTGAG AGCGGACTAACAAAGGCTTGCCGTGAATCTACGATAAGTTTAATTGAAGCTGAAAATCaagtattaaaatttcttAAGACACATGTACCAGAAAAGAAATGTCCCTTAGGAGGTAATAGTGTATATATGGACagattatttataagaaaatatatgcCAAGGGTAAATGATTACTTACATTATAGAATAATTGACGTTAGTTCattcaaagaaataataatgagGTGGTTTCCAAAGGAATATTCAAATATACCTAAAAAGAAATTTGCACACCGAGGCATGGATGATATTTTAGAAAGTTTAGccgaattaaaatattataaggatAATGTTTTTAAGAATCAATGTTGA
- the LOC123696964 gene encoding BTB/POZ domain-containing protein KCTD12 produces MADVPPEVLELNVGGVHYATTRETLLREPDSLPAAALQDPDHPRDARGRIFFDRDGVLFRYVLDYLRDGGLVLPECFREHKRLAREAKHYRLAGLENAVRDADPRPPNRERGCITVGYRGSFAFGRDGLADVKFRKLSRILVCGKVTLCRDVFGETLNESRDPDHGLADRYTSRFFLKHSFIEQAFDMLQEQGFKLTASCGSGTAGGAAELKPGVDSEENRWNHYNEFVFVRE; encoded by the coding sequence ATGGCGGACGTGCCGCCCGAAGTGCTCGAGCTCAACGTAGGCGGCGTGCACTATGCCACTACACGTGAAACGCTGTTGCGCGAACCGGACTCGCTGCCGGCGGCCGCGTTGCAAGATCCCGACCATCCTCGCGACGCCCGCGGCCGCATTTTCTTCGATCGTGACGGTGTTCTCTTCCGCTACGTGCTAGACTACCTCCGTGACGGCGGCCTCGTGCTGCCTGAATGTTTCCGCGAACACAAGCGGCTCGCGCGGGAAGCGAAGCACTACCGCCTGGCCGGCCTGGAGAATGCCGTCAGAGATGCCGACCCGCGGCCCCCGAACCGGGAACGCGGCTGCATCACAGTGGGATATCGCGGCAGCTTCGCCTTCGGCCGAGACGGACTCGCCGATGTCAAGTTCAGGAAGCTGTCTCGTATTTTGGTATGTGGTAAAGTAACACTGTGTCGGGACGTATTCGGAGAAACATTGAACGAATCGCGGGATCCTGACCATGGATTGGCAGACAGGTACACGTCGCGTTTCTTCCTGAAGCATTCCTTTATAGAGCAGGCGTTCGACATGCTCCAAGAGCAAGGGTTCAAGTTGACGGCGAGCTGTGGCAGCGGAACTGCCGGTGGAGCCGCTGAACTCAAGCCAGGTGTCGATTCAGAGGAAAATCGTTGGAACCACTACAACGAATTTGTTTTTGTACGCGAATAA